From one Methylocystis iwaonis genomic stretch:
- a CDS encoding FecR family protein: protein MMKRMDDDASDRDDGHDAAIEWWLQEKAGEIDGERRIAFEAWLAADPAHAQAYTDITEMFSKAQGLRRARYRQVHGVRRTWRAAAGVALAASLAFFGWLAEFANRHPADYSTGVGERRTVTLTDGSRVELDSHSAIAVRFEAGLRRVTLLSGEAWFEVAPIASRPFVVEAAGGTVTALGTAFDVALQKNGARVAVSEHAVAVASGGERLIVETRQETSYEADTPARAPVSVAAENVAAWRRGALVVEDRSLGEALTILGRYRYGYVFCLRASTCARRVSGVFSTAEPLTTLREIEFFLGLRAIHLTNYLIFLTE, encoded by the coding sequence ATGATGAAGAGAATGGACGATGACGCCTCCGACCGTGACGACGGCCATGACGCGGCGATCGAATGGTGGTTGCAGGAAAAGGCCGGCGAAATCGACGGCGAGCGCCGTATTGCCTTTGAGGCCTGGCTCGCAGCCGATCCCGCCCATGCTCAGGCCTATACGGACATTACTGAAATGTTCTCGAAGGCGCAGGGGCTGCGGCGCGCCCGCTATCGGCAGGTACACGGCGTGCGACGGACCTGGCGTGCGGCGGCCGGCGTTGCGCTCGCCGCCTCTCTCGCTTTTTTCGGTTGGCTCGCCGAATTCGCGAACCGTCATCCGGCTGATTATTCGACCGGCGTCGGGGAACGCAGGACGGTGACGCTCACTGATGGCTCGCGTGTCGAGCTCGACTCCCATTCGGCGATCGCCGTGCGCTTCGAGGCGGGATTGCGGCGCGTGACGCTGCTCTCGGGAGAGGCCTGGTTCGAGGTCGCGCCCATCGCCTCGCGTCCCTTTGTCGTGGAGGCGGCGGGCGGCACGGTCACGGCGCTCGGCACTGCCTTCGACGTCGCGCTCCAGAAAAACGGCGCGCGTGTCGCTGTGAGCGAACATGCGGTGGCGGTCGCGAGCGGCGGCGAGCGGCTGATCGTCGAGACGAGACAGGAGACCTCATACGAGGCGGATACGCCGGCGCGGGCGCCCGTGAGCGTCGCCGCCGAGAATGTCGCAGCCTGGCGGCGCGGCGCGCTTGTCGTCGAGGACCGTTCGCTCGGCGAGGCGCTCACGATCCTCGGCCGCTATCGCTATGGATATGTGTTTTGCCTGCGCGCCTCGACCTGCGCGCGACGGGTGAGCGGCGTCTTCTCGACCGCCGAGCCGCTCACGACGCTGCGCGAGATCGAATTTTTCCTCGGCCTGCGCGCGATCCATCTCACGAATTACCTGATTTTTCTAACCGAGTGA
- a CDS encoding sigma 54-interacting transcriptional regulator, translated as MACDPSSLSVVVQDKSRAGVETVSGVPRGATSRATAIVFEDPLSLQMKDDILRVAPSDATVLVIGETGTGKELVARYIHAHSKRKNGPFLAVNCGGFSETLIEAELFGHEKGAFTGALKTEMGWFEAANGGTLLLDEIGDLPPPMQVKLLRVLQEREIVRVGSRRPRPIDVRLIAATNVNLDAAVQAKTFRNDLFYRLNVATIHLPPLRARKGDVKPLAEYFLKLYGEKLGRRDVELTPDALRKLMNYSWPGNIRELENVLHNALLLTNGSLVQHVPIVESAAAQFEPSIDFEEQLRQLFEGAISRGETNLFELVTRSLVSTALQREGGNQVHAAEKLGLTRNALRTHLAHMGMIAPRKKFRAPTGKTGSFRDRDVNVTRLGYQKFGTLAALKALGSLDARLASLGFHAEWREFNSGPDILDAIGRGEIDFGVTGEAATVFAVAMGVSFFYVGFEPPAPSDVAIVVADRNIRTVDDLRGKKVAFSRWSNADYFLMTALKRRGLSRADIEPIYIPPSLDLLDDLKGGAIHAWGIWEPLLSVARDNDAARILLDGSEHVVNRQFYVARRLFAVGHPQIIEAIFTEIRALGASRADRQPNDLRAIARCLNLDHSAAERHLNRLEFRPQPLDDEIIEEQQAIADAYLSSGQLPARAAIADAVWRGS; from the coding sequence ATGGCTTGCGACCCCTCGTCCCTCTCTGTTGTGGTTCAGGACAAGAGCCGGGCGGGCGTGGAGACCGTCTCCGGCGTGCCACGCGGCGCCACAAGTCGCGCCACTGCGATTGTGTTCGAAGATCCATTGTCGCTGCAGATGAAGGATGACATCCTCCGAGTCGCGCCAAGTGACGCCACCGTTTTGGTCATCGGAGAGACTGGGACCGGAAAGGAGCTGGTCGCACGTTACATTCATGCCCACAGCAAGCGTAAAAACGGACCATTCCTTGCCGTGAATTGCGGGGGGTTCAGTGAAACGCTCATCGAAGCCGAACTATTCGGGCATGAGAAAGGAGCGTTCACGGGCGCCTTGAAGACAGAGATGGGTTGGTTCGAGGCCGCCAACGGAGGCACGCTGCTTCTTGACGAGATCGGAGACCTCCCGCCGCCCATGCAAGTGAAGTTGTTGCGCGTCTTGCAAGAGCGAGAAATCGTTCGTGTCGGTTCACGTCGCCCGCGTCCAATTGATGTTCGGCTCATCGCTGCGACCAACGTCAATCTTGATGCGGCCGTGCAAGCGAAGACCTTTCGCAACGACCTATTCTACCGGTTGAATGTCGCGACGATTCATTTGCCGCCATTACGCGCGCGAAAAGGGGACGTCAAGCCGCTAGCTGAATACTTTCTAAAGCTTTACGGAGAGAAGCTTGGTCGACGTGATGTCGAGCTGACCCCTGACGCGCTACGAAAGCTGATGAATTATAGTTGGCCTGGGAATATTCGCGAACTTGAGAACGTTCTACACAACGCACTTCTACTAACGAATGGCTCGCTCGTTCAGCACGTGCCGATCGTCGAGTCGGCGGCTGCTCAATTCGAACCATCGATAGATTTCGAAGAACAACTTCGCCAACTCTTCGAGGGGGCCATTTCTCGGGGTGAAACAAATCTTTTCGAGCTCGTTACTCGGTCGCTTGTCTCAACCGCACTCCAACGCGAGGGCGGAAATCAAGTGCACGCCGCTGAAAAGCTCGGACTGACACGCAACGCATTGCGCACGCATCTTGCTCATATGGGCATGATAGCACCACGCAAGAAATTCCGTGCGCCGACCGGGAAAACGGGCTCATTCCGAGATAGAGACGTAAATGTCACCCGGCTGGGCTATCAGAAATTCGGCACTCTCGCGGCCCTGAAAGCATTAGGCTCTCTCGACGCCAGATTGGCGTCCTTGGGCTTTCACGCTGAATGGCGGGAGTTCAATTCCGGGCCCGACATACTCGATGCAATAGGCCGCGGTGAGATTGATTTTGGCGTTACCGGCGAAGCAGCAACCGTGTTCGCCGTCGCTATGGGGGTGTCATTCTTCTACGTAGGATTCGAGCCACCGGCGCCCAGCGACGTCGCGATTGTCGTCGCAGATCGAAACATCCGCACCGTCGACGATTTGAGAGGAAAAAAAGTCGCGTTCAGCCGCTGGTCGAATGCGGATTATTTCCTGATGACGGCCCTGAAGAGGAGGGGGCTTTCGCGCGCGGATATTGAACCAATATACATCCCTCCCAGTCTCGATTTGCTCGACGACCTCAAAGGCGGCGCTATCCACGCCTGGGGGATTTGGGAGCCCCTCCTGAGTGTGGCGCGGGACAATGACGCCGCGCGAATTCTCCTCGATGGCTCAGAACATGTCGTAAATCGACAATTCTATGTTGCGCGCCGCTTATTCGCCGTCGGGCATCCACAAATTATCGAAGCGATCTTCACGGAGATTCGTGCCCTGGGCGCGAGCCGAGCGGACCGCCAGCCAAACGATCTCAGGGCGATTGCCCGTTGCTTGAACCTCGACCACTCTGCCGCAGAGCGTCATTTGAATCGGCTAGAGTTCCGACCGCAGCCTCTCGACGATGAGATCATCGAGGAGCAGCAAGCAATCGCTGACGCTTACCTCAGCTCGGGCCAATTGCCCGCCCGAGCCGCTATTGCCGATGCGGTGTGGCGCGGCTCGTAG
- a CDS encoding OmpW/AlkL family protein: protein MKELAFLSFAVYALASNVASGADLPSKKLAPPLPAVAVDDYQPFQIRLRATALIPDGSFTIFDRYGIVPSGTGIVSGVPGGKIFGAGVDVSNSVIPEIDLSYYFNKNFAVETIAGYTRHKLTATGPLANIPVGSTNLLPVSLLAQYHFTNLGAFQPYIGVGVTWAVPYAYGPGNGWTPLVTALGFTGFNSVRDLQIGQSVGVAGQIGFDYMITPNIGINVDLKRIMAQPTAYATIYNTALNQNIYVRVQSNLDPWLASVGATFRFGGASPAPVLAKY, encoded by the coding sequence ATGAAAGAACTCGCGTTCTTATCGTTCGCGGTATACGCTCTCGCATCCAACGTTGCGTCGGGAGCGGATCTGCCGAGCAAGAAGCTTGCGCCCCCGCTACCTGCCGTCGCCGTCGATGATTATCAACCGTTCCAAATTCGCTTGCGTGCGACGGCGCTCATCCCCGACGGCTCCTTTACGATTTTCGATCGTTACGGAATTGTGCCCAGCGGCACAGGCATCGTGTCGGGCGTGCCTGGCGGAAAGATTTTTGGGGCCGGCGTGGATGTATCGAACTCGGTTATTCCGGAGATCGATCTCAGCTATTATTTCAATAAGAATTTCGCCGTCGAAACCATCGCGGGATATACGCGGCATAAGCTGACGGCGACAGGTCCGCTCGCCAATATCCCCGTTGGCTCGACAAACCTGCTCCCGGTGTCCTTACTCGCGCAATATCACTTCACTAATCTCGGCGCGTTTCAACCCTATATCGGCGTCGGCGTCACTTGGGCCGTGCCTTACGCTTATGGGCCCGGAAACGGCTGGACCCCGCTCGTCACCGCGCTTGGCTTCACCGGATTCAATTCTGTGCGAGATTTGCAAATCGGCCAATCCGTCGGTGTGGCCGGTCAAATTGGGTTCGATTATATGATCACGCCAAATATTGGCATAAACGTCGATCTTAAACGCATCATGGCTCAGCCCACAGCCTACGCGACGATTTACAACACTGCGCTTAATCAGAATATTTATGTCCGGGTGCAATCCAATCTTGACCCATGGCTCGCGAGCGTCGGCGCGACCTTCCGTTTCGGGGGCGCCTCTCCGGCGCCCGTGCTGGCAAAATATTAA
- a CDS encoding RNA polymerase sigma factor encodes MSEKKSHLIHELFVRNRHALTAYLARRVGSEAAHDLLQETFVRALRHDRFDDVADPPAFLQRIASNLTRDFGRRRRTEAKYLSFDRILGDPPSWDAPQDEIADRDRRAQRLAAAIEALPPRCREVFELCAFEDMPFPDVARRLGVTERMVRQHMRIAMQRCWAAIR; translated from the coding sequence ATGTCGGAAAAGAAATCCCATCTCATTCACGAGCTGTTCGTGCGTAACAGACACGCGCTAACGGCTTATCTGGCGCGTCGCGTCGGCTCCGAGGCCGCTCACGACTTGTTGCAGGAGACTTTCGTGCGCGCGCTGCGCCACGACCGGTTCGATGACGTCGCCGATCCGCCGGCCTTTCTCCAGAGGATCGCGTCAAATCTGACGCGCGACTTCGGGCGTCGCCGTAGGACAGAAGCGAAATATCTGAGCTTCGACCGAATCCTCGGCGATCCGCCGAGCTGGGACGCGCCCCAGGACGAGATCGCCGATCGTGACCGGCGGGCGCAACGTCTCGCCGCGGCGATCGAGGCGCTGCCGCCACGCTGCCGCGAGGTCTTCGAGCTCTGCGCCTTCGAGGATATGCCGTTCCCGGATGTCGCGAGGCGGCTCGGCGTCACAGAGCGCATGGTGCGCCAACATATGAGGATAGCCATGCAGCGTTGCTGGGCGGCGATCAGATGA
- a CDS encoding TonB-dependent siderophore receptor, whose protein sequence is MTKKGLCYEGAALGSTIAAMTFGAFALGGTPAEASLSPQERSGVVMVYDIPAGSVATALNAFAVKNGLHLLYDARVTRMLRTTGLSGAFSMREGLDRLLEGTGLSYRFGGPDEKAVSIILAQNDRGARSDAGFQALPPIDVGATKRTDVDATSPDDKKAYSADRGAITEGTRTYTTPLVTVAGKVPLPRKEIPQSVSVMTRGQMTDMQLTTVQDAMFWVPGVSTIANDATQGWPASRGYTLDVAYDGVPTYDGLAGYQQLDLAVYDRIEVLKGPSGLLSGSGNPGGVVNIVRKRPQDEFKLRSEFSAGSWDNYRGVIDVTGPINEERTLRYRALVLHQDKHFFFTPSQPEDKWLGYGSLEYDITPNTLLNVAYTRQRTSDPAYSGQPVASLSYFGGTSPYFLNVPRSWNPYPDWTQVKWDTEDKNVRLEHRFGDDWVAKVNFNRRDINDEFADAYPSSGVNPSNWTAQYARRHYMYYYHRTGLDSYLSGTLPWAMIKNTLTIGYNYDRFTYEYKGAPRVYVNNIPVFWPNAIGPNLNPFTAGGQNQTLQHGAYSQLRLTPIEPLTFVFGGRLTNFFAKNRNVFPSAPTNWSYGAKSNHRFSPYLAGIFRVTDEINIYGSYSDIFIPQTKQKADGATLDPEVGGQFEAGVKGEFLNKKLNASAAWFEINDRNRPYADPANPGYYLQAGKAESTGVEVEFSGKPLADIELPIIQSPLPGLDVVGGYTYLRTKLLVDKNSPGRPISSWYPTHMFKIWGKYDFEGEWKGLTIGAGVVAESGLSGAINTLNEARHGPAYAVINAMTSYKINDHLTLQFNLNNITDQKYYMRVGGANTYNTPGDPRNFMVTLRGEL, encoded by the coding sequence ATGACGAAAAAAGGTCTGTGTTACGAGGGTGCGGCGTTGGGTTCGACAATTGCGGCAATGACCTTCGGCGCCTTCGCGTTGGGAGGAACACCTGCGGAGGCGTCCCTCTCGCCGCAAGAGCGTAGCGGCGTCGTAATGGTCTACGACATTCCCGCAGGATCGGTGGCGACGGCTTTGAACGCCTTCGCCGTGAAGAACGGGCTGCATCTGCTCTACGATGCGCGCGTGACGCGGATGCTACGCACGACGGGGCTTTCTGGAGCTTTCTCGATGCGCGAAGGGCTCGATAGGCTGCTCGAGGGAACCGGTCTGTCCTATCGCTTCGGGGGGCCGGACGAAAAGGCGGTGTCGATCATTCTCGCCCAGAACGATAGGGGCGCGCGCAGTGACGCGGGATTCCAGGCGCTGCCGCCGATCGACGTGGGCGCGACGAAGCGGACCGACGTCGATGCGACGAGCCCGGACGACAAGAAGGCCTATAGCGCCGACCGCGGCGCTATCACCGAAGGAACGCGGACCTACACGACGCCGCTCGTGACGGTCGCCGGCAAGGTGCCGCTGCCCAGAAAGGAGATACCGCAGTCTGTCTCGGTGATGACGAGGGGACAGATGACTGACATGCAGCTCACCACCGTGCAGGATGCGATGTTCTGGGTGCCCGGTGTCTCGACGATTGCTAACGACGCTACGCAAGGATGGCCGGCCTCACGGGGCTACACGCTCGACGTCGCTTATGACGGCGTCCCGACCTACGATGGTCTTGCCGGCTATCAGCAGCTGGATCTCGCTGTCTACGATCGCATCGAAGTGTTGAAAGGTCCGTCGGGCCTGCTCTCTGGATCAGGAAATCCAGGGGGAGTCGTCAATATTGTGAGAAAACGGCCGCAGGACGAATTCAAGCTCAGATCGGAATTCAGCGCCGGTTCGTGGGATAATTATCGTGGCGTAATCGATGTGACAGGCCCGATAAACGAAGAGCGGACCCTTCGCTATCGCGCGCTGGTGCTCCACCAGGACAAGCACTTCTTCTTCACGCCGTCGCAGCCTGAAGACAAATGGCTGGGCTATGGCTCGCTCGAATATGACATCACGCCCAATACGCTGCTGAACGTCGCCTACACACGCCAGCGCACCAGTGACCCCGCCTACAGCGGGCAACCGGTCGCTTCGCTTTCTTATTTCGGCGGGACGAGCCCCTATTTCCTCAATGTGCCCAGGTCCTGGAATCCCTATCCAGATTGGACCCAAGTCAAATGGGACACGGAGGACAAGAATGTCCGTCTAGAACATCGGTTCGGTGACGACTGGGTGGCGAAGGTGAATTTCAATCGACGCGACATAAACGACGAATTCGCGGACGCCTATCCAAGCAGCGGTGTCAATCCTTCCAATTGGACGGCGCAATATGCGCGCCGCCATTACATGTATTATTATCATCGTACGGGTCTCGACTCCTATCTGTCCGGCACGCTGCCTTGGGCGATGATCAAGAACACATTGACCATCGGCTATAACTACGACCGGTTCACTTATGAATATAAGGGTGCCCCGCGCGTCTATGTGAACAACATCCCCGTCTTTTGGCCGAATGCAATCGGTCCGAATCTCAACCCCTTTACGGCGGGCGGTCAGAATCAAACTTTGCAGCACGGAGCCTATAGCCAACTCCGCTTGACGCCGATCGAGCCATTGACTTTCGTCTTCGGCGGTCGATTGACGAATTTCTTTGCCAAGAACCGCAACGTTTTTCCGAGTGCGCCTACAAATTGGTCATATGGCGCGAAGTCCAACCACCGCTTCTCTCCCTATCTCGCCGGCATTTTCCGGGTGACTGATGAAATCAATATCTATGGCAGCTACTCGGATATTTTTATTCCGCAGACGAAACAGAAAGCTGACGGAGCGACACTCGATCCGGAGGTCGGCGGACAGTTCGAAGCCGGCGTCAAAGGCGAGTTCCTGAACAAGAAGCTCAACGCCTCGGCCGCGTGGTTCGAGATCAACGACCGAAATCGTCCTTACGCGGATCCCGCCAACCCGGGCTACTATCTCCAAGCCGGCAAGGCAGAATCCACTGGCGTCGAAGTAGAATTCTCCGGGAAGCCTCTTGCGGATATCGAACTGCCAATCATCCAAAGTCCGTTGCCAGGGCTCGACGTCGTCGGAGGCTATACCTATCTGCGCACGAAGCTCCTCGTAGACAAAAACAGTCCAGGGCGTCCGATCAGTTCGTGGTATCCGACCCATATGTTCAAGATCTGGGGCAAATATGATTTCGAGGGGGAGTGGAAAGGGCTGACGATCGGCGCAGGCGTCGTCGCGGAGAGCGGGCTGTCCGGCGCGATCAATACATTGAACGAGGCCCGCCATGGGCCGGCCTATGCCGTCATCAATGCGATGACGTCGTACAAGATCAACGACCATCTGACGCTGCAGTTCAATCTCAACAACATAACCGACCAGAAATATTACATGCGCGTCGGCGGCGCCAACACTTACAACACGCCGGGCGATCCACGGAACTTCATGGTGACGCTGCGCGGCGAATTGTGA